One part of the Prunus persica cultivar Lovell chromosome G5, Prunus_persica_NCBIv2, whole genome shotgun sequence genome encodes these proteins:
- the LOC18777234 gene encoding protein argonaute 1, translated as MVRKRRTELPSGGESSESHEPSGGSGRGSQRAAERTPPQQQGGGSYQGGRGLGPQGGRGGYEGGRGGSYGGGRGGRGVPQQQQYGGPQEYQGRGRGGPTQQGGRGGYGGGRGSGGRGGPPSPGGPARPQFPELHQATPVPYQAGVTPQPAYEASSSSSSQPPEPSEVVVQFEDLSIEQETAPSQAIQPAAPAPSSKSVRFPLRPGKGSTGIRCTVKANHFFAELPDKDLHQYDVTITPEVTSRGVNRAVMEQLVKLYRESHLGKRLPAYDGRKSLYTAGPLPFLSKEFKIILIDEDDGPGGQRREREFRVVIKFAARADLHHLGLFLQGRQADAPQEALQVLDIVLRELPTSRYCPVGRSFYAPDLGRRQSLGEGLESWRGFYQSIRPTQMGLSLNIDMSSTAFIEPLPVIEFVTQLLNRDVTHRPLSDSDRVKIKKALRGVKVEVTHRGNMRRKYRISGLTSQATRELTFPVDERGTMKSVVEYFYETYGFVIQHTQWPCLQVGNQQRPNYLPMEVCKIVEGQRYSKRLNERQITALLKVTCQRPHDREQDIMRTVRHNAYHEDPYAKEFGIKISENLAQVEARILPPPWLKYHDTGREKDCLPQVGQWNMMNKKMVNGGKVNNWICINFSRNVQDSVARGFCSELAQMCYISGMAFNPEPVLPPISARPDQVEKVLKTRYHDAMTKLRVQGKELDLLVVILPDNNGSLYGDLKRICETDLGLVSQCCLTKHVFRMSKQYLANVALKINVKVGGRNTVLVDALSRRIPLVSDRPTIIFGADVTHPHPGEDSSPSIAAVVASQDWPEITKYAGLVCAQAHRQELIQDLFKTWQDPARGTVSGGMIKELLISFRRATGQKPQRIIFYRDGVSEGQFYQVLLYELDAIRKACASLEPNYQPPVTFVVVQKRHHTRLFANNHHDRNTVDRSGNILPGTVVDSKICHPTEFDFYLCSHAGIQGTSRPAHYHVLWDENKFTADALQSLTNNLCYTYARCTRSVSIVPPAYYAHLAAFRARFYMEPETSDSGSMTSGAPGRGGMGARSTRAPGANAAVRPLPALKENVKRVMFYC; from the exons CTATGAGGGAGGACGTGGAGGCAGCTATGGTGGGGGTCGTGGAGGCCGTGGAGTGCCACAACAGCAGCAGTATGGTGGGCCCCAAGAATATCAAGGCAGGGGAAGGGGAGGGCCCACTCAGCAAGGAGGTCGTGGAGGATATGGAGGTGGTCGTGGCAGTGGTGGTCGTGGAGGACCACCTTCTCCGGGTGGCCCAGCCAGACCACAATTCCCCGAGCTGCACCAAGCAACCCCAGTTCCTTATCAAGCTGGGGTCACCCCTCAGCCTGCGTATGAGGCGAGTTCGTCGTCATCGTCCCAGCCACCCGAGCCTTCAGAAGTGGTGGTGCAGTTTGAGGACCTTTCCATCGAGCAAGAGACTGCACCTTCACAGGCTATTCAACCTGCGGCGCCAGCGCCCTCAAGTAAGTCAGTCAGGTTCCCTCTTCGCCCTGGTAAGGGTAGCACCGGCATAAGGTGTACAGTCAAGGCAAACCATTTCTTTGCTGAACTGCCAGACAAAGATCTCCACCAATATGAT GTTACTATTACTCCAGAGGTCACATCGAGGGGTGTAAACCGTGCTGTGATGGAGCAGCTAGTGAAACTGTATAGGGAATCCCATCTTGGAAAGCGTCTTCCAGCTTATGATGGACGAAAGAGCCTGTATACTGCTGGACcacttccttttctttcaaagGAGTTCAAAATCATTCTCATTGATGAAGACGATGGACCAGGTGGACAGAG gagagagagggagttcAGAGTGGTCATCAAGTTTGCTGCACGCGCTGACCTGCACCATTTAGGTCTCTTTTTGCAAGGGAGGCAAGCTGATGCACCTCAGGAGGCGCTTCAGGTTCTGGACATTGTTCTACGTGAATTACCTACTTCTAG GTACTGTCCTGTGGGCCGTTCATTTTATGCCCCTGATTTGGGCAGAAGACAGTCACTTGGAGAGGGTTTGGAAAGTTGGCGCGGTTTCTATCAGAGTATTCGTCCAACTCAGATGGGGCTGTCACTGAATATTG ATATGTCATCTACTGCCTTTATTGAGCCATTACCAGTTATTGAATTTGTAACTCAGCTACTGAATCGGGATGTTACACATAGGCCACTTTCCGATTCTGATCGCGTAAAG ATAAAAAAGGCTCTTCGTGGAGTCAAGGTTGAAGTAACACACCGAGGAAATATGCGCAGAAAATACCGTATATCTGGTTTAACGTCGCAGGCAACTAGAGAATTGAC TTTTCCTGTTGATGAAAGAGGAACTATGAAATCTGTTGTCGAGTACTTCTATGAAACCTATGGTTTTGTCATTCAACATACACAATGGCCTTGCCTTCAAGTTGGAAATCAGCAGCGACCGAACTATTTACCCATGGAG GTTTGTAAAATTGTCGAAGGGCAGAGGTACTCTAAGAGATTGAATGAGAGGCAGATTACTGCTTTGCTTAAGGTGACCTGTCAGCGCCCTCACGACAGAGAACAAGATATCATGCGG ACTGTCCGTCATAATGCTTACCATGAAGATCCTTATGCAAAGGAATTTGGAATCAAAATTAGTGAGAATCTGGCTCAGGTTGAAGCTCGCATTCTTCCTCCACCCTGG CTTAAATATCATGATACTGGAAGGGAAAAGGATTGCTTGCCCCAAGTTGGACAATGGAACATGATGAATAAG AAAATGGTTAATGGGGGAAAAGTAAACAATTGGATTTGCATTAATTTCTCAAGGAATGTCCAAGACAGTGTGGCCCGTGGATTCTGTTCTGAACTTGCCCAAATGTGTTACATTTCTGGCATG GCTTTTAATCCAGAACCAGTTCTTCCACCAATCAGTGCTCGACCTGATCAGGTGGAGAAGGTCTTGAAAACTCGGTACCATGATGCGATGACTAAGCTTCGGGTCCAGGGCAAGGAGCTTGACTTGCTTGTTGTTATTTTGCCAGATAATAATGGTTCTCTTTATG GTGACTTGAAACGAATCTGTGAGACGGATCTTGGCCTGGTATCCCAGTGCTGTTTGACGAAACATGTATTTAGAATGAGTAAACAATATTTGGCAAATGTTGCATTGAAGATAAATGTAAAGGTTGGGGGAAGGAACACAGTGCTTGTTGATGCACTGTCAAGACGTATTCCCTTAGTCAGCGACCGGCCTACGATAATTTTTGGTGCTGATGTTACCCATCCTCATCCAGGGGAGGATTCAAGCCCATCTATTGCAGCT GTTGTGGCTTCTCAAGACTGGCCTGAGATTACTAAGTATGCTGGTTTGGTTTGTGCTCAAGCCCATCGCCAGGAGCTCATCCAAGATCTTTTTAAAACCTGGCAGGATCCTGCGAGGGGGACAGTATCTGGTGGAATGATAAA GGAACTGCTTATTTCATTTCGTAGAGCAACAGGGCAGAAGCCACAGCGCATCATATTTTACAG GGATGGTGTCAGTGAGGGGCAGTTCTACCAAGTTCTACTATATGAACTTGATGCAATTCGTAAG gcTTGTGCTTCATTGGAGCCAAACTATCAGCCTCCTGTGACTTTTGTTGTGGTTCAGAAACGTCATCATACAAGATTGTTTGCCAACAACCATCATGACCGCAATACAGTTGACAGGAGTGGGAATATCTTACCTG GTACGGTTGTGGACTCcaaaatctgtcatccaacgGAGTTTGACTTCTACCTGTGCAGTCATGCAGGAATTCAG GGTACAAGCCGTCCAGCTCATTACCATGTGTTGTGGGATGAAAACAAGTTTACAGCTGATGCACTGCAGTCACTCACAAATAATCTTTGCTATAC ATATGCAAGATGCACTCGTTCGGTTTCCATTG TTCCTCCCGCGTACTATGCCCATCTTGCTGCGTTTCGAGCTCGGTTCTACATGGAACCAGAGACATCAGACAGTGGATCGATGACAAGTGGTGCTCCTGGACGTGGGGGCATGGGTGCACGTAGCACACGGGCACCAGGTGCAAATGCTGCTGTGAGGCCTTTGCCAGCCCTCAAGGAAAATGTCAAAAGGGTTATGTTCTACTGTTAG